Proteins encoded by one window of Leishmania major strain Friedlin complete genome, chromosome 9:
- the ATG8C.1 gene encoding putative ATG8/AUT7/APG8/PAZ2, producing MSAYVLSTPLEARVAKCASLRAANAVPVVVEEAQARGGKAYFSALARETTVAQLVAAVRGFRGVDAKKPVALTVAGCSVSPSATLGELHDACRQADDGMLYVAYTAERCMGAAVCTPCGSCAWDGSSADDDVII from the coding sequence ATGTCCGCCTACGTgttgtcgacgccgctggaggcccgCGTTGCGAAGTGCGCGAGCCTGCGCGCTGCGAACGCGGTGCCCGTtgtcgtggaggaggcgcaggcgcgcggcggcaaggcgtacttcagcgcgctggcgcgcgagaCAACGGTTGCGCAGCTtgtggccgcggtgcgcggcttccgcggcgtggacgcaaagaagccggtggcgctgacggttgccggctgcagcgtgtcgccgtcggcgacgctcggCGAGCTGCACGACGCGTGCAGGCAGGCGGACGACGGCATGCTGTACGTCGCCTACACCGCGGAGCGCTGCAtgggcgctgcggtgtgcaCGCCGTGCGGCTCGTGCGCCTGGGATGGCAGCTCTGCGGACGATGACGTGATCATTTAA
- the ATG8C.2 gene encoding putative ATG8/AUT7/APG8/PAZ2, whose translation MSAYVLSTPLEARVAKCASLRAANAVPVVVEEAQARGGKAYFSALVRETTVAQLVAAVRGFRGVDAKKPVALTVAGCSVSPSATLGELHDACRQADDGMLYVAYTAERCMGAAVCTPCGSCSWN comes from the coding sequence ATGTCCGCCTACGTgttgtcgacgccgctggaggcccgCGTTGCGAAGTGCGCGAGCCTGCGCGCTGCGAACGCGGTGCCCGTtgtcgtggaggaggcgcaggcgcgcggcggcaaggcgtACTTCagcgcgctggtgcgcgagaCAACGGTTGCGCAGCTtgtggccgcggtgcgcggcttccgcggcgtggacgcaaagaagccggtggcgctgacggttgccggctgcagcgtgtcgccgtcAGCGACGCTCGGCGAGCTGCACGACGCGTGCAGGCAGGCGGACGACGGCATGCTGTACGTCGCCTACACCGCGGAGCGCTGCAtgggcgctgcggtgtgcaCGCCGTGCGGCTCGTGCTCCTGGAACTAG
- the ATG8C.3 gene encoding putative ATG8/AUT7/APG8/PAZ2, translated as MSAYVLSTPLEARVAKCASLRAANAVPVVVEEAQARGGKAYFSALARETTVAQLVAAVRGFRGVDAKKPVALTVAGCSVSPSATLGELHDACRQADDGMLYVAYTAERCMGAAVCTPCGSCAWDGSSADDDVII; from the coding sequence ATGTCCGCCTACGTgttgtcgacgccgctggaggcccgCGTTGCGAAGTGCGCGAGCCTGCGCGCTGCGAACGCGGTGCCCGTtgtcgtggaggaggcgcaggcgcgcggcggcaaggcgtacttcagcgcgctggcgcgcgagaCAACGGTTGCGCAGCTtgtggccgcggtgcgcggcttccgcggcgtggacgcaaagaagccggtggcgctgacggttgccggctgcagcgtgtcgccgtcAGCGACGCTCGGCGAGCTGCACGACGCGTGCAGGCAGGCGGACGACGGCATGCTGTACGTCGCCTACACCGCGGAGCGCTGCAtgggcgctgcggtgtgcaCGCCGTGCGGCTCGTGCGCCTGGGATGGCAGCTCTGCGGACGATGACGTGATCATTTAA
- the ATG8C.4 gene encoding putative ATG8/AUT7/APG8/PAZ2, protein MSAYVLSTPLEARVAKCASLRAANAVPVVVEEAQARGGKAYFSALARETTVAQLVAAVRGFRGVDAKKPVALTVAGCSVSPSATLGELHDACRQADDGMLYVAYTAERCMGAAVCMSCGSCALN, encoded by the coding sequence ATGTCCGCCTACGTgttgtcgacgccgctggaggcccgCGTTGCGAAGTGCGCGAGCCTGCGCGCTGCGAACGCGGTGCCCGTtgtcgtggaggaggcgcaggcgcgcggcggcaaggcgtacttcagcgcgctggcgcgcgagaCAACGGTTGCGCAGCTtgtggccgcggtgcgcggcttccGTGGCGTGGACGCAAAGAagccggtggcgctgacggttgccggctgcagcgtgtcgccgtcggcgacgctcggCGAGCTGCACGACGCGTGCAGGCAGGCGGACGACGGCATGCTGTACGTCGCCTACACCGCGGAGCGCTGCAtgggcgctgcggtgtgcaTGTCGTGCGGCTCGTGCGCCTTGAACTAG
- the ATG8C.7 gene encoding putative ATG8/AUT7/APG8/PAZ2: MSAYVLSTPLEARVAKCASLRAANAVPVVVEEAQARGGKAYFSALARETTVAQLVAAVRGFRGVDAKKPVALTVAGCSVSPSATLGELHDACRQADDGMLYVAYTAERCMGAAVCTPCGSCAWDGSSADDDVII, from the coding sequence ATGTCCGCCTACGTgttgtcgacgccgctggaggcccgCGTTGCGAAGTGCGCGAGCCTGCGCGCTGCGAACGCGGTGCCCGTtgtcgtggaggaggcgcaggcgcgcggcggcaaggcgtacttcagcgcgctggcgcgcgagaCAACGGTTGCGCAGCTtgtggccgcggtgcgcggcttccGTGGCGTGGACGCAAAGAagccggtggcgctgacggttgccggctgcagcgtgtcgccgtcggcgacgctcggCGAGCTGCACGACGCGTGCAGGCAGGCGGACGACGGCATGCTGTACGTCGCCTACACCGCGGAGCGCTGCAtgggcgctgcggtgtgcaCGCCGTGCGGCTCGTGCGCCTGGGATGGCAGCTCTGCGGACGATGACGTGATCATTTAA
- the ATG8C.8 gene encoding putative ATG8/AUT7/APG8/PAZ2: MSAYVLSTPLEARVAKCASLRAANAVPVVVEEAQARGGKAYFSALVRETTVAQLVAAVRGFRGVDAKKPVALTVAGCSVSPSATLGELHDTCRQADDGMLYVAYTAERCMGTAVCTPCGSCSWN, encoded by the coding sequence ATGTCCGCCTACGTgttgtcgacgccgctggaggcccgCGTTGCGAAGTGCGCGAGCCTGCGCGCTGCGAACGCGGTGCCCGTtgtcgtggaggaggcgcaggcgcgcggcggcaaggcgtACTTCagcgcgctggtgcgcgagaCAACGGTTGCGCAGCTtgtggccgcggtgcgcggcttccgcggcgtggacgcaaagaagccggtggcgctgacggttgccggctgcagcgtgtcgccgtcAGCGACGCTCGGCGAGCTGCACGACACGTGCAGGCAGGCGGACGACGGCATGCTGTACGTCGCCTACACCGCGGAGCGCTGCATGGGCACTGCGGTGTGCACGCCGTGCGGCTCGTGCTCCTGGAACTAG
- the ATG8C.10 gene encoding putative ATG8/AUT7/APG8/PAZ2, which translates to MSAYVLSTPLEARVAKCASLRAANAVPVVVEEAQARGGKAHFSALARETTVAQLVAAVRGFRGVDAKKPVALTVAGCSVSPSATLGELHDACRQADDGMLYVAYTAERCMGAAVCTPCGSCAWDGSSADDDVII; encoded by the coding sequence ATGTCCGCCTACGTgttgtcgacgccgctggaggcccgCGTTGCGAAGTGCGCGAGCCTGCGCGCTGCGAACGCGGTGCCCGTtgtcgtggaggaggcgcaggcgcgcggcggcaaggcgcacttcagcgcgctggcgcgcgagaCAACGGTTGCGCAGCTtgtggccgcggtgcgcggcttccGTGGCGTGGACGCAAAGAagccggtggcgctgacggttgccggctgcagcgtgtcgccgtcAGCGACGCTCGGCGAGCTGCACGACGCGTGCAGGCAGGCGGACGACGGCATGCTGTACGTCGCCTACACCGCGGAGCGCTGCAtgggcgctgcggtgtgcaCGCCGTGCGGCTCGTGCGCCTGGGATGGCAGCTCTGCGGACGATGACGTGATCATTTAA
- the ATG8C.11 gene encoding putative ATG8/AUT7/APG8/PAZ2: protein MSAYVLSTPLEARVAKCASLRAANAVPVVVEEAQARGGKAYFSALARETTVAQLVAAVRGFRGVDAKKPVALTVAGCSVSPSATLGELHDACRQADDGMLYVAYTAERCMGAAVCMSCGSCALN from the coding sequence ATGTCCGCCTACGTgttgtcgacgccgctggaggcccgCGTTGCGAAGTGCGCGAGCCTGCGCGCTGCGAACGCGGTGCCCGTtgtcgtggaggaggcgcaggcgcgcggcggcaaggcgtacttcagcgcgctggcgcgcgagaCAACGGTTGCGCAGCTtgtggccgcggtgcgcggcttccgcggcgtggacgcaaagaagccggtggcgctgacggttgccggctgcagcgtgtcgccgtcggcgacgctcggCGAGCTGCACGACGCGTGCAGGCAGGCGGACGACGGCATGCTGTACGTCGCCTACACCGCGGAGCGCTGCAtgggcgctgcggtgtgcaTGTCGTGCGGCTCGTGCGCCTTGAACTAG
- the ATG8C.12 gene encoding putative ATG8/AUT7/APG8/PAZ2, translated as MSAYVLSTPLEARVAKCASLRAANAVPVVVEEAQARGGKAYFSALARETTVAQLVAAVRGFRGVDAKKPVALTVAGCSVSPSATLGELHDACRQADDGMLYVAYTAERCMGAAVCMPCDSCAWDGSSADDDVII; from the coding sequence ATGTCCGCCTACGTgttgtcgacgccgctggaggcccgCGTTGCGAAGTGCGCGAGCCTGCGCGCTGCGAACGCGGTGCCCGTtgtcgtggaggaggcgcaggcgcgcggcggcaaggcgtacttcagcgcgctggcgcgcgagaCAACGGTTGCGCAGCTtgtggccgcggtgcgcggcttccgcggcgtggacgcaaagaagccggtggcgctgacggttgccggctgcagcgtgtcgccgtcggcgacgctcggCGAGCTGCACGACGCGTGCAGGCAGGCGGACGACGGCATGCTGTACGTCGCCTACACCGCGGAGCGCTGCAtgggcgctgcggtgtgcaTGCCGTGCGACTCGTGCGCCTGGGATGGCAGCTCTGCGGACGATGACGTGATCATTTAA
- the ATG8C.13 gene encoding putative ATG8/AUT7/APG8/PAZ2, protein MSAYVLSTPLEARVAKCASLRAANAVPVVVEEAQARGGKAYFSALARETTVAQLVAAVRGFRGVDAKKPVALTVAGCSVSPSATLGELHDACRQADDGMLYVAYTAERCMGAAVCTPCGLCA, encoded by the coding sequence ATGTCCGCCTACGTgttgtcgacgccgctggaggcccgCGTTGCGAAGTGCGCGAGCCTGCGCGCTGCGAACGCGGTGCCCGTtgtcgtggaggaggcgcaggcgcgcggcggcaaggcgtacttcagcgcgctggcgcgcgagaCAACGGTTGCGCAGCTtgtggccgcggtgcgcggcttccgcggcgtggacgcaaagaagccggtggcgctgacggttgccggctgcagcgtgtcgccgtcggcgacgctcggCGAGCTGCACGACGCGTGCAGGCAGGCGGACGACGGCATGCTGTACGTCGCCTACACCGCGGAGCGCTGCAtgggcgctgcggtgtgcaCGCCGTGCGGCTTGTGCGCATAG